Part of the Sphingorhabdus pulchriflava genome is shown below.
GAAACGCGGCTCTGCCTCGCGCCAGTACATCCAGTCGAGCGCCGGGAATTGGTGACTTTCGATTGCCAACACTTCTTCGGCTGTGAATTCGCCTGCTTCGCCTGCCACCGTCCCAAAGGTGCCATCGCGCTGGTGCCGCCCAGCCCGCCCCGCAATCTGCGCCATTTCGGCAACCGTCAACCGCCGGGTCCGATTGCCGTCGAATTTGGATAATCCAGCAAAAGCAATATGCTGAACATCCAAGTTCAGACCCATTCCTATAGCATCCGTCGCCACCAGATAGTCGACCTCACCCGACTGGAACATATCGACCTGCGCATTGCGAGTGCGTGGGCTCAGCGCCCCCATCACCACCGCTGCTCCGCCGCGCAACCGGCGCAAGAGTTCGGCAACGGCATAAACCTGCTCCACCGAAAAGGCCACGATGGCGGTTCGCTTCGGTAAGCGGGAGAGCTTTTTCGGACCCGAATAGCTCAGCGTCGAAAAGCGCGGGCGCGAAATGATTTCGGCTTCAGGCAATAGCGCCCTGACCATCGGGCGCAGGCTTTCCGATCCCAGGATCATCGTCTCCTCGCGACCGCGCACATGCAACATCCGGTCTGTGAAGATATGTCCGCGTTCCGGATCGGCGCCCAATTGCGCCTCGTCCAGTGCTGCGAAGGCGAACTGCCGTTCCACTGGCATCGATTCGGCGGTGCACAGATACCAGCGCGCACCAGGCGGCTCGATGCGCTCCTCACCGGTGATCAGCGCAACTTCCTTCGGCCCTTTGATCGCAACCACACGGTCGTAAATCTCGCGAGCCAACAGCCGCAGCGGGAAGCCCATCACCCCACTTGAATGCGCGCACAGCCGCTCAACCGCGAGGTGCGTTTTGCCGGTATTGGTGGGCCCAAGCACGGCCTTCACAGGAACTTTGGGGGAGGACATTATCGTGCGTGCCTAACAGCCGCCTTCCTGCGCGGCTAGACCGGATTTAGGTTGTTCCGCTCGGCTCGCCTTAAATAGTTGCAACTGAAATCTTTGCAGGGCATTTGCCTGTGCATGAGCAACCTCCCTACCCTTGATTTCGCGCTTGGCGAAAATGCGGAGATGATCCGCGAAACCACCTATCGCTTCTCCACTGACAAGATCGCGCCGCTGGCTGCGAAGATCGATGCGGATGACTGGTTCCCGCGCGAGGAACTGTGGACCGCGATGGGCGAACTTGGCCTGCATGGCATCACTGTTGAAGAGGAAGATGGCGGCCTCGGCCTTGGCTATCTGGAGCATGTTGTCGCGGTTGAAGAAGTCAGCCGCGCTTCCGCCTCGATCGGACTTTCCTACGGTGCGCATTCGAACCTGTGCGTCAACCAGATCCGCCGCTGGGCAAACCCCGAGCAGAAGGCGAAATATCTGCCCAAGCTGGTCTCCGGCGAACATGTCGGCAGCCTCGCCATGTCAGAAGCCGGCGCCGGTTCAGACGTCGTCTCGATGAAGCTCAAGGCAGATGCGGTCCAAGGCGGTTTTGTGCTCAACGGCACCAAATATTGGATCACCAACGCGCCATATGCCGATACATTGGTGGTTTATGCCAAAACCGCACCTGATGCAGGATCGCGCGGCATTACCGCTTTTCTGATCGAAAAGGGCGATGAAGGATTTTCCATCGGCCAAAAGATCGACAAGGTCGGGATGCGCGGTTCGCCGACTGCGGAACTGGTGTTCAACGATTGCTTCATCCCCGAAGACCGGATCATGGGCCCGCTTCACGGCGGTGTCGGCGTGTTGATGAGTGGGCTTGATTATGAACGCGTCGTGCTTGCCGGATTGCAACTCGGCGTGATGCAGGCCTGCCTTGATGTCGTCCTGCCCTATGTTCGCGAGCGCAAGCAGTTCGGCAAGGCGATCGGTAGTTTCCAGCTGATTCAGGCTAAGGTCGCCGACATGTATGTCGCGCTCAATTCGGCGCGTAGCTATGTCTATAACGTCGCCCGCGCGTGCGATGCTGGGCAAACCACGCGCTTCGATGCAGCAGGCGCGATCCTGCTCGCCAGCGAAAGCGCGGTGAAGGTCGCGGGTGAAGCGATCCAGGCGCTGGGCGGTGCAGGCTATACCAAGGATTGGCCCGTCGAGCGTTACTGGCGCGATGCAAAGCTGCTCGATATCGGCGCGGGCACCAACGAAATCCGCCGCATGCTGATTGGGCGGGAACTGATCGGGGCGGCATGACGTCACGCCCTGTCCTCGGCATCATCGCCTGCAACCGCATCGTCGGCACCGAACCGGCACAGGCGGTGATGGAGCGCTATATCCGCGCCGCGATGACCTATGCCGATGTGGCGGCGCTGATTGTCCCCTCGCTGCCAGACCTAATGACCGCCGCCGAGGTCGCACCACGGCTCGACGGTATATTGCTGACTGGCAGCCCGTCCAATGTTGCCTCTGCGCGTTATGGGGATGATGGCGGCGAAGGCCCGTTCGACGAAGGCCGTGACGAGATCGCGCTGTCAATGGTCGACCGGATGATCGATCTCAAAAAGCCGGTCTTTGGCATTTGCCGTGGTTTTCAGGAAATCAATGTCGCGCTTGGCGGAACGCTCCGCCGCGATACCAGCGCGAGTGAAGATCTGATCCGGCATCATGCGCCCGATGGCGTCTCGTTCGATGCGATGTTCAACCATCGGCATCCGGTCGAGTTGGCCGATGGCGGAATGCTGGCCTCTGCCTATAACAAACCCGCCCTCGACGTGAATTCGGTGCATTATCAGGGCATCGGAAAGCTGGCCGATGGCCTCGCCGTCGAAGCCCGCGCACCAGACGGACTGGTCGAGGCCTATAGCGCCAGACCCAATGGCGCGCCGTTGCTCGCGGTGCAGTGGCATCCCGAATGGGGCACTGCCAAAGATCCGGATTCGCAGACCTATTTTCACCTGCTCGGAAAAGCGCTAAGAGGCGAGTTATGAACCGGTGCATCACCCGTTATAACCGCTACCAAGCGCGAATAGGCTTTTCGCCCTGAAATTCGTCGTCCCTGCGAAGGCAGGGACCGCAGCAGGTTTAAGTCGTTCTGGCTGAATAAACCTACAACGGCCCCTGCCTTCGCAGGGGCGACGCTTAGAATCAGGAGAATCCATATGCCCCGCAATTACGACATCGCCGAACTCCGCCGTCTGGACATCGCCCATCATCTGCCCGCGCAGGCTGACTGGCAGGAAATCGAAAATCTGGGCGGAAGCCGCATCATCACTCATGCCGAAGGCTGCTACATTCACGATGGCGACGGCAACCGCATCCTTGATGGCATGGCAGGTCTTTGGTGCGTCAATGTCGGCTATGGCCGCGATGAACTCGCCGATGTGGCTGCAGAGCAGATGCGCGAGCTGCCTTATTACAACAGCTTCTTCAAAACCGCGAACCCGCCTGCGGTTTTGTTGGCCGATAAGATTTCCAGTCTTACGGGCGGTCGCCTGCCCCATGTCTTCTTCAACAGCTCGGGCAGCGAAGCCAATGACACAATTTTCCGTCTTGTCCGGCAATATTGGAAACTGAAGGGCGAGCCGAAACGGCAGACATTCATCAGCCGGATCAACGCCTATCATGGCTCCACACTGGCAGGTGTTGGCCTGGGCGGTATGAAGGCGATGCACAATATCGGCGGCGATCCCATCCCCGGCGTTGAGCATGTCCGCCAGCCTTATTGGTATAATGAAGGCCGCGACATGTCTCCCGAGGCGTTTGGCACAGCCTGTGCCGAAGCCATTGAGTCCAAAATCCTTGAAGTTGGCCCCGAAAATGTTGCCGCCTTCATTGGTGAGCCAGTGCAAGGCGCCGGCGGTGTCATCATCCCCCCGGCCAATTATTGGCCACAAGTCGAAGCCATCTGCCGCAAATATGGCATATTGATGATCTGCGACGAGGTCATCTGCGGCTTCGGCCGCACCGGCAATATGTGGGGCCATGAAACCATGGGCGTAAAGCCCGACATCATCGCCATGGCCAAGGGGCTGTCGTCGGGTTACTTGCCAATCTCTGCCGTGGCGGTCAGCGCCGATATCATCAAGGTGATGAAGACTGGCGGCGATTTCGTCCACGGCTATACCTATTCTGGACACCCCGTTTCAGCGGCAGTGGCGCTGCGCAACATCGAAATCATGGAGCGCGAAGGCTTGGTCGAAAAAGTCCGCAGCGAAACCGGGCCCTATCTGGCAAAGGCTCTGGCGACGCTCAACGACCATCCGCTGGTCGGCGAAGCCCGTTCGGTCGGCCTATTGGGCGCAGTCGAAATCGTTGCCGACAAAGCGACTGGCGCGCGCTTTGGCGGAGCGGAAGGAACCGCCGGGCCGATGGTGCGCGACATCTGTATTGCCAACGGCCTGATGGTGCGCGGCATCCGCGACAGCATCGTAATGTGCCCGCCGCTGATTATCACCACGAGCCAGATTGACGACCTGGTCGGCATCATACGCAAGTCGCTCGACGAGGCCGAACCAAAACTACGCGCATTCTGAAGGGTTGACGTCCATGCCCACCTGATTCATTTAGGTGGGCATGACCGACACCCCCGAAGACACCCCGCCCGACAACGAAACCATGCGCGAAGTCAAGCGTGCCAAGGCGCGCAAAGAAGCCGCAGAGGACAAAGGCGGAATCGGCTGGAAAACCGCAGCCGGGATCGGGATTGGTTCGGCAGCACTTGCCGCTGCGCTGATCTATGCCAACAAGGCGCGCAAGAAGGATAGCGATTAGTCGAACCGCGCTGGACATTTCCGGCGCTTCGCCTACCGCATCACATAATGACTGATATAGTTCGATCCGCAGTGCTTGGCGCTGTATCCGCTGCCGCATTGCTGGCTATTCCCGCCCTCTCCGCTGCAGCGGCGACGCAGGCACCGGCCCAGCCTATCCTGACCTGTAAGGTCAAGACGCCGGAGGGGCTCTCCTACACTGTAATCAAGGCGGGCAAAGGCGAGAAGCCGGGGCCGGATTCCAAGGTTGAAGTCAATTATTCAGGGCGGCTGGCAGCAGACGGCAGCGAGTTTGACTCGGGCGAAGGCACGAAGTTCAAAGTTGGCGGTGTGATCCCCGGTTTTGCCCAGGGACTGAAACTGATGCAGCCCGGCGGCAAATACCGCCTCTGCATCCCCTCCGCGTTGGGTTATGGCCCCGAAGGCGGCGATCCGATTCCGCCCAATGCCGATCTGGTGTTCGAGGTGGAACTCTTGTCCTTCACCACCCCACCGCCCAAACCTGTCATCGCACCGGCTGAAAGAGCGTGCGCGCAAAACACAGCTTCAGGGCTTGGCTTTGCAATGGTGACCACCGGGTCGGGACGGACACCCACTGACGCTGATATGGCCTTGGTCGATTTCACCCTGTTCGACGCGGAAAGCGGCGTGGTTCAGGAAAAGCGCGAATGGGAGAAAATTCCCCTCGCCATGGCAACACCGCTATTCGCCGAGGGGCTGAAAATGATGCCGGCCGGCTCGACCTATCGCTTCTGCATGCCGAAGCCCGATGGCACAATGGGCGCACCGCAAGCGGGCACAAACATCACAGTGACGTTGATCGATGTGCGGCCTGCCTCTACCGCCGAAGATTGAGCTTAGCTGAGCAACACCACCGGGCTGTCTGCGCGCCAATGCATGCTGACCCGGTCATCCCAGGTGAAATCTTCCTGATCGTGGCGTGACAGGTTGGGCCGCGAAACGCGGATCATCTCACCACTGTCGAGCTTGATCTCGTACAGCGTGATGTCGCCGAGATAGCTCATGCCCTTTATCACGCCGCGCGCAAAATTATGGCCGTCGGGCGCGTCCTGCGCGGCGGCGCGCACCGCTTTACCCTCGCCCGGCACATGCAGATAGATTTTCTCGGGGCGAAGCGCGACCCAGACATCGGCACCATGCGGGCCGGTGACGCCGTGGTTCAGATACACCTTGCCGATCCCCGGACAATCCACCGCAGCCTTGTCCGGCTCATCCAGCGTCAGCTTGCCTTCGAAGATATTCACCGAGCCGACGAAATCGGCGACGAATCGGTTCGCAGGGAATTCATACAGGTCTGATGGGCCGGCGAGCTGCGCGACCTCGCCCTTGTTGATCACAGCAATGCGGCTCGCCATTGACAGCGCTTCGTCCTGATCGTGGGTGACGGTTACGAAAGTGATGCCCACCTGATCCTGCAAGTCGGACAACTCAAACTGCATCTGTGCGCGCAGCTTAGCGTCGAGCGCCGAGAGCGGCTCATCGAGCAGCAGCACCTTGGGCCGCATCACCAGACTGCGGGCGAGCGCCACGCGCTGGCGTTGCCCGCCCGACATCTGGTCGGGCATCCGTTCCTCAAACCCGCCAAGCTTGACCAGCTCGAGCGCCTCGCGCACCCGCTCCTCGCGCTCGCCACGTCCGACACCACGAATCTTCAGACCGTAAGCGACATTATCTGCCACCGACATGTGCGGAAATACGGCGTAGCTCTGGAACACCATGTTCACCGGCCGCTTGTTGGGTGGCACATCGCTGACATCGACACCGTCAATGATGATCTGGCCCTCGGTCGGCAATTCGAACCCGGCAATCATGCGCAGCAGCGTCGTCTTGCCGCAGCCCGAGGGGCCGAGCAGAACGAAGAACTCGCCTGCCATGATATCGAGATTGACGTTATCGACCGCAGTCACCTTGCCAAAGCGTTTGGAGACGTTGCGGATCTGGATGATGGGTTGCGGGTCGGTCATATCAATGGGTATCCGCTATGGCTTTCACGCCCTGCAGCTTGAGCGCGACGGCGGTGAGTATGATGGTGAGGAGAATGAGGATGGTCGATGCAGCGTTGACTTCAGGCGTCACCGAGAAGCGCACCATCGAATAGACTTTGACCGGGAAGGTAATCGTATCCGGCCCGCTGGTGAAGAAGGTGATCACGAAATCGTCGAGGCTGAGCGTGAAGGCGAGGAGCGCGCCCGCAATCAGGCCCGGTTTCATGTGCGGCAGCAATATGTCGCGGAAGGTCTGCCATTCGGATGCACCCAGATCCTTCGCCGCCTCCTCTTCCTCGATATTGAAACTGGCCAGCCGCGATCGCACCACCATCGCCACAAAGGGAAAGCAGAAGGTTATATGCGCGATCGTGATCGCCGACAGGTTGAGCGGCCAGGGCAGCTCGGTTGGCCATTCGATCTTGGCAAAGAAAATCAGGAAAGCGACGCCGAGGCAGATTTCGGGAACGATGATCGGCAAGGACATGGTCCCTTCCACCGCGCCCTTGAAGGGGAATTTGAACCGCCACAGCATCACCGCCGCCAATGCACCAAGGACAAGGCTGAATACTGTCGCCAGCCCGGCAATGGTCAGCGAATTGACCATAGCCTCAACAAGCGAGTCATTGTTCAGCGCCTTCTCATAATATTTGAGCGTGAAGCCCTTCCACACGACGTTGCGTTTGCTGTCGTTGAAGCTGAAAATCATCAGGACGAGCAACGGCGCGTAGAGAAAGAACATCGTCGCAGCGACCCAACTGCGCATCCACAATTTGCGGGTATATTCGAGCGGAGCGACAGGCGTACGGTTGAACAGAGCCATCAGCGTGCATCCCCCTTGTCGCGTCGCATCGATTGCAGCGCGATCAGGATGAACATCGCGTAGATCAGCAGGAAGGACAGCGCCGCCCCGAACGGCCAGTCATTGGCGCGCTTGAACTGGCGTTCGATCACATTGGCAATCATCTGGCTTTCGGTGCCGCCCATCAGGTCGGGCGTCAGATAGGCGCCGAGCGCCGGGATCAACGTGATCATCACCCCGGCCAAGATGCCCGGGCCTGCCAGCGGCACAACGATCTTCATCAGCGTGCGCAAATGCCCTGCCCCCAGATCAAGGCTGGCCTCAATCAGCGATTTGTCGAGCCGATCGAGCGCCGAGTACAGCGGCAGCACCATGAAGGGGAGATGCACATAGACCAGCCCCAAAACCACTGCGAAATTATTGTAGAGCAGTTGCACCGGCGTCCACGCCTCGAGTGGCTGCATGCCAACGAGCGTGCGCAGCCAACTCGCCCCGTCCCACAGCGCTCCCAGCCCCTTATTGGCGTAGCCATTGGTGCCCATTAGCATCATCAGCGCATAGGTGCGGATGAGGAGGTTGGTCCAGAAGGGGAGCATGATGCCAAGCAGCAGCCATGGCCGCCATTTGGGTGCGGCAAATGTAATCGCCATCGCCACCGGAAAGCCGATAATCAGGCATATCAGCGTCACCAACGCCGCGACCGCCAGCGATTTCAGGAAGATCGAGAGATAGAGCCATTCAATGGCCCGTTTGTAATTGTCGAGCGTTCCCGAAATCGCAATGTCAGCAGGCCCGGCATTCTCGCCAAAGCTGTACAGCCAAACGATCGCCATCGGTACGAGGAAGAAAAGCAGCAGCCACAACAGCGGCGCGCCCGCAATTGCTGCGAACGGCCGCTTGTGCTTTTTCCAGTCCTGAAGCCCCCCTGCCACGGATCAGGCAGCCCGCACGCGGGTGAAAGCCTCCTCATACATCGGCTGCAGCTTTGGATTATATGCGGCATATTCGCACTTGGCGAGGATATCGGCGGGCGGGAAAATGACCGGATTATTCTTGTAATCATCGGGCATCAGCGCCTTGGCAGCATTGTTCGGCGTGGGATAGAGGATCGTTTCGGTGATCTTCTTGCCTGCCTCTGCGTCGAGCAAATAGTTGATGAAGGCATGGGCATTTTTCGGACGCGGCGCGCCTTTGGGGATGCAGAGATTGTCCGAGTTGAGCTGGCTGCCTTCCTTGGGGATGACAAAGCCGATATCCTCGTCCTCCACCATCGCCTGCGCAATATCGCCATTATATTCAAGCACGACATCGACTTCGCCCTTGAGCAGCAGGTCCTGGCCATTGTCTTCATGGAAGGCTTTGATGTTCGGCTTTTGCTTGATCATCATCGCTTCGATGGTCTTGATATCCGCTTCGGTCAGTGCGTTGACCGACTTGCCCAGATATTTGCCATAGAGGCGGAACATGTCGCCAGCTTCGGAGAGCACAGCGATGCGGCCCTTATATTCGTCGCTGTCGAACAACACTTTCCAGCTGTCGGGCGTGCCTTTCACCTTCGATTTGCGATAGCCGATGCCGAGCGAAAGCCAGGTATAGGGCATCGAATATTTGCGTTTCGGATCATAGGGTACATCCTTGAATTCCGGCGCGACATTCTTTTCGAAATTCGGGATCTGCGCAAAATCGAGCGGCATCAACAGATCGGCTTGCGCCATGCGTTCGACAAAATCGTTCGACGGCACGATCACGTCATAGCCCTGGTTGCCGGCCTTCAACTTGGCGAACAGTTCGTCATTGCTGGCGAACAGCGTCATATTGACGTCGACGCCGCTCGCGCCCTTGAAGTCCTCGATCGTGGTTTCGCCGATATAGGTGTCCCAGTTGTAGAAGTTCAGCTTGCCCTCCTCGCCATTGGCGAGCTTCTTCGCTTCCTTCTCCCCGCAACCGGCGAGTGCTCCCGTGAAGGTCAAACCCACAGCCGCAACCCCCATGCCCTTGAGCAGCGAACGACGGTTCTGTGCATTGTCGAGAAGTGTCTTGAAATCCATGGCTTTGCTCCACCTGTTTATGCGTTCCCTCGATTCCCGAGACTGACGCAAAACCGGCGATTTTCAAAGCGTTTTTTTGACGTCAGGCGTTCCGCAAATACCAGTCATAATCGAGGCGCGGGACTTCGCTGAAATAGCGGTCCTGCTCGACGCGTTTGACGATCGAATACATGTCGACAAACCGCTCGCCCAGATAGTCGCGCATAATGCTGGAGGCATGGAAACGATCGACCGCCGAGAACCAGTTGCTCGGCGGTTTGTCGTCGCCCGAAGAGTCGCGATCATAGCCATTGCCGACGACAGCCGGGCCGGGATCGGTCTGGTTCGCCATGCCGTGGTGCATGCCTGCCAGTACCGCTGCAACTGCCAGATAAGGATTGGCATCCGCCCCGCAAGCGCGATGCTCGACATGGCGGGTTTTGGGCGCGCCTGCCGGAATGCGGAAGGAAACGGTGCGGTTGTTGACGCCCCATGTCGGTGCGACCGGCGCATAGCTGTTCGCCTTGAACCGGCGATAGCTGTTGGCATTGGGCGCGAACAGCGCAAAGCTATCCCCCACATTGGCGATCATCCCGCCAATGGCGTGACGCAGCGCATCGGTGCCTTCGGGGTCTTCGCTGGCAAAGATGTTGTTGCCATCACTATCGTTGACCGAAACGTGGATGTGCATGCCGGACCCCGCCTGATCGGCAAAGGGCTTCGCCATGAAGGTGGCTTCGAGGCCGTGACGCTGCGCGGCAGCTTTCACCACACGCTTGTACATGATCGCATCGTCGCAGGCGCGCAGCACATCGGGCTTGTAGCAAAGGGTGAGTTCAAACTGCCCCGGCGCGAATTCGGAAATCGCGCTTTCGAGCGGCAGACCCTGCACATCGCAAAAGGTGTAGAGGTCATCAAGAAAGGGACGGAAATCTTCCAGCTCGCGCAGGCCATAGACCTCGACATTGCGCGGGCGATCCTTGCTATAGGCGGGCGCTGCCGGACGCACCATGCCGTCGCGGCTGCGCTTGGGATCGACAAGATAGAATTCCAGCTCGACCGCAACCGCAGGCACCAGACCCTGTTCGGCATAACGGTCGACCACAAGCCCCAGTACATGGCGTGGGTCAAGATCGTGCGGCGTCCCGTCAAGTTCATAGAAATCGACTAGGAATTGCGCAGCATTCTCGCCAGCCCAAGGAGTTTTCACCAACGTGCCCGGCACCGGCTTCATCGACCGGTCGGCATCCCCATCTTCCCAGACGAGGCCGGTTTCGACGGTATCCTGACCGGTGATATCGACGACGGTGATTGAGCCAGGGAACATCCGGCCGGTTTCGTAAACCGCCAGCACCTCATGCTGGCGCAGCCGCTTTCCCCGCGGAACGCCTCCAAAATCGGTGTAAATCATCTCAATCGAGTCGATGTGCGGATTGGCCGCAAAAAAGGCTTCGGCTTCGCTCTTCGGTGCGATGACCGCCGAGGATTTGGGATGGCTGCTCAATCTATTTACTCCAGAAATTCGGTAACCGCGTCGTTCAGCACATGGACCAACCGGTCAACCTGCCCCTCCTGCGTTGCCGGAGACAGCAACATCATATTGTGGAACGGCGCAAGCAAAATGCCGCGATTGGCGAGATAGAGGTGAATTGCCGCCTCCAGCCTGGGATGCATTGCTGCGCGCGCCTCGCTGCCATTGGTCGACGGCTTTTCAGCGCAGACAAATTCGACGCGCGCACCAACATTGACGACGTGCCAAGGTAACTGATGTGCGGCAATGATGCCTTCGATACCCTTCACCAATCGCTGCGCGAGCGCCAGCATGTGGCGATAGGCCTCATGCGTGATCACCTTGCCCACCATCGCATGCATCGCCGAAATGGCGAGCGCATTGGCCGATAGCGTGGTGCCGATTCCGCTATGCCCCGATGGACGGCTGGCGTTCAATTTCGCCATCCGCTCGGCAATCTCTTCGCTGAACCCATAAACCGCTGTCGGTACGCCACCGCCGATCGACTTGCCGATCACCATCATGTCGGGCTTTGGTCCATAGGCATTGCTGTGCCCGCCATAGCCAGACGAGATTGTATGGGTCTCATCGAACACCAGGATTGTATCGGTCTCGCTGCACAGACGGCGTAGCGCTTCCAAATAGCCCGGCGCATCGCGCACCATGCCGACATTGGTCATCACTGGCTCCGCCAACACACAGGCGATATCGCCGCGTTTCAACTCGCGTTCGAGTGCGTCGATATCATTGAATTCGATCACGCTGGTCGTCGGCAAAATGTCGTGCACCTGCCCGATCAGGCTCGCCCGCATTGTGGCTTCCCAACCAGAGGGATGGGCGCGCAGATCGACGAACACATCGTCGACCGCGCCATGGTAGCAGCCATTGAAAATCAGGATCTTATTGCGCCCCGTTATCCCCCGGCACCAGCGGATGACCGCGCGATTGGCTTCGCTCGCGGTCGTTGTCACTTGCCAGCGCGGCAGGCCAAACATCGCGGCCAGCATTCCACCCAACTCAACACCCTTTTCGGTGGGCAGCATATAGCTGAGCCCCTCGCCCGCCTGCTTTGCCAGTGCTTCGGCCAGCGGAGCGGGCGAATGGCCGAACATGCTCGCGGTATCGCCGAGGCAGAAATCATCAAGCGTGCGGCCATCGACTGTCATCAGCATTGCGCCTTTGGCTCCAGCGGCCACCAGCGGCACCGGGCTCGGCCAATCGAGCATCCAGTGGAAGGGTACACCCTGAAACCAGTTCGCAGCCGCTTGACACCCTAACTCAAGGGAAATGAGGTTAGCTTTGCGAAAAGCTGCGACCTCACGCGAAGCGATCCGATCTATTACAGCGTCTGAAATCATAACCGGTCCCTTAGCGCGTACCAGAGCAATCCCAAAGTCGCGAGCGGACGGGCAAACAGCCGGCCACCCGGAAATGGTCGGCTGGGAAGTTTGTCAAAGACATCGAACCCACCCATCGTTCCCGTGACAGCTTCAGCCAGCAGCTCTCCGGCAAGCGTCGTGACCAACGCGCCATGCCCCGAAAAGCCATGTGCGAAAAAGACGTTCCCCTTGCGCCCCAGATGCGGAAGCCGGTTCATGGTGACGCCTACCGCCCCACCCCAGGCATAGTCGATAGGCGTGTCGGCAAGCGACGGAAACACGTCGACCATATGCTTACGGACAAAGGCCGCAATATCGGCAGGTGGGGTCTGCACATATTTCTCGCCACCGCCAAAGATCAGGCGCTTGTCGGCGGAAAGGCGGAAATAGTTGAGCACAAAACGGCTATCGGCAACGGCGGCGTAGCTGGGCAATAATTGTTCTGCATCGGGCAACGGCACGGTTGCGATGTTATAGTTCATGATCGGGACTGTGAAGC
Proteins encoded:
- a CDS encoding glutamine synthetase family protein; translation: MSSHPKSSAVIAPKSEAEAFFAANPHIDSIEMIYTDFGGVPRGKRLRQHEVLAVYETGRMFPGSITVVDITGQDTVETGLVWEDGDADRSMKPVPGTLVKTPWAGENAAQFLVDFYELDGTPHDLDPRHVLGLVVDRYAEQGLVPAVAVELEFYLVDPKRSRDGMVRPAAPAYSKDRPRNVEVYGLRELEDFRPFLDDLYTFCDVQGLPLESAISEFAPGQFELTLCYKPDVLRACDDAIMYKRVVKAAAQRHGLEATFMAKPFADQAGSGMHIHVSVNDSDGNNIFASEDPEGTDALRHAIGGMIANVGDSFALFAPNANSYRRFKANSYAPVAPTWGVNNRTVSFRIPAGAPKTRHVEHRACGADANPYLAVAAVLAGMHHGMANQTDPGPAVVGNGYDRDSSGDDKPPSNWFSAVDRFHASSIMRDYLGERFVDMYSIVKRVEQDRYFSEVPRLDYDWYLRNA
- a CDS encoding aspartate aminotransferase family protein, producing MISDAVIDRIASREVAAFRKANLISLELGCQAAANWFQGVPFHWMLDWPSPVPLVAAGAKGAMLMTVDGRTLDDFCLGDTASMFGHSPAPLAEALAKQAGEGLSYMLPTEKGVELGGMLAAMFGLPRWQVTTTASEANRAVIRWCRGITGRNKILIFNGCYHGAVDDVFVDLRAHPSGWEATMRASLIGQVHDILPTTSVIEFNDIDALERELKRGDIACVLAEPVMTNVGMVRDAPGYLEALRRLCSETDTILVFDETHTISSGYGGHSNAYGPKPDMMVIGKSIGGGVPTAVYGFSEEIAERMAKLNASRPSGHSGIGTTLSANALAISAMHAMVGKVITHEAYRHMLALAQRLVKGIEGIIAAHQLPWHVVNVGARVEFVCAEKPSTNGSEARAAMHPRLEAAIHLYLANRGILLAPFHNMMLLSPATQEGQVDRLVHVLNDAVTEFLE
- a CDS encoding ABC transporter substrate-binding protein, whose protein sequence is MDFKTLLDNAQNRRSLLKGMGVAAVGLTFTGALAGCGEKEAKKLANGEEGKLNFYNWDTYIGETTIEDFKGASGVDVNMTLFASNDELFAKLKAGNQGYDVIVPSNDFVERMAQADLLMPLDFAQIPNFEKNVAPEFKDVPYDPKRKYSMPYTWLSLGIGYRKSKVKGTPDSWKVLFDSDEYKGRIAVLSEAGDMFRLYGKYLGKSVNALTEADIKTIEAMMIKQKPNIKAFHEDNGQDLLLKGEVDVVLEYNGDIAQAMVEDEDIGFVIPKEGSQLNSDNLCIPKGAPRPKNAHAFINYLLDAEAGKKITETILYPTPNNAAKALMPDDYKNNPVIFPPADILAKCEYAAYNPKLQPMYEEAFTRVRAA